One region of Limnospira fusiformis SAG 85.79 genomic DNA includes:
- a CDS encoding AAA family ATPase, with protein sequence MQQRVPGISKVEAQETPDGRLILKFQDQAFKDPFIDRYVSDGTMKMFAYLILLFDPKPHPLLCVEEPENQLYPSLLYELAEEFASYAARGGQVFVSTHSPDFLNAVPLDSIFWLTKEQGITKISKASQDKSLINLVNAGDLPGYLWREGWLTS encoded by the coding sequence ATGCAGCAAAGAGTCCCAGGAATTTCTAAGGTAGAAGCTCAAGAAACGCCAGATGGTAGATTAATCCTTAAATTTCAAGACCAAGCCTTTAAAGATCCTTTTATCGATCGCTATGTTTCCGATGGAACCATGAAAATGTTTGCTTATCTAATCCTCCTGTTTGACCCTAAACCTCACCCTTTACTCTGTGTCGAAGAACCAGAAAATCAACTCTATCCGAGTCTTTTATATGAACTGGCTGAAGAATTTGCCAGCTATGCTGCTAGAGGCGGACAGGTCTTTGTATCTACCCACTCTCCAGACTTTCTCAATGCTGTTCCCCTGGACAGTATTTTCTGGCTCACCAAAGAACAAGGAATCACCAAAATCTCAAAAGCCAGCCAAGATAAAAGCCTGATTAATCTCGTCAACGCCGGAGACTTACCTGGGTATCTGTGGCGTGAAGGCTGGTTGACTAGCTAG
- a CDS encoding cation:proton antiporter → MDTSFEITMLMVITIISGIGAQVLADYLKVPAIVFLLIFGILVGNDILGLVHPNLLGDGLEVIVSLSVALILFEGGLSLELRALGAVSGSIRNLVTAGTLITLVGGGMAAHWLGEFPWPIAFLYASLVVVTGPTVVGPLLKQVSVDRPVAAILEGEGVLIDPIGAILAVLVLNVVLSGSADPVELFRELITRLGIGATIGVVGGALMGWSLKQAKFMSEDLTSLVVLAALWGLYDAAELVSSESGLMTAVVAGMVVRSVGVPEMRQLRRFKGQLTMLCVSVLFILLAADLSLESIVALGWGSVLTVLALMFIVRPINVLICTLSSKLNWRQKFFIAWIGPRGIVSASVSSLFAILLTQRGMNGGDSIKALVFLTIIMTVVTQGLTAKYVAQLLRVTSSTATGAVIVGSNPISRLIGQMFQERNESVVIIDTDPEACEQAKDEGLRVYQSSALDPNVLEEAGLESMGTFLAMTSNGEVNLVLAQRAAEEFQPPRVLAIFPQEPQKKTANSNGKEKVQQAFIPEFPLKQWSQYVQDREVKLGETLLRQPGLEFQRSHLQAMIRSGEFLPLLLLRQEQLMVVPVAETWQAGDRIIYLLHDPKPKLLKRLSGSQQTDLTLDKHPVVEEVPIPSPHLETISAKEPSN, encoded by the coding sequence ATGGACACATCCTTTGAGATCACCATGCTGATGGTCATAACCATCATTAGTGGTATCGGTGCTCAAGTTTTAGCGGACTACCTGAAAGTTCCTGCCATTGTCTTTCTACTGATATTCGGTATCCTAGTAGGCAATGATATTTTAGGGCTAGTCCATCCCAACTTACTCGGCGATGGCTTAGAAGTCATTGTCTCCCTTTCGGTAGCCCTAATTCTGTTTGAAGGGGGATTAAGTCTAGAACTGAGAGCTTTAGGGGCTGTTTCGGGAAGTATCCGTAACTTAGTAACAGCCGGAACATTGATCACCTTGGTCGGTGGTGGTATGGCTGCTCATTGGCTAGGGGAATTTCCCTGGCCGATCGCCTTTCTGTATGCGTCCTTAGTCGTTGTGACCGGACCTACTGTAGTTGGTCCCCTACTCAAACAGGTTTCTGTGGATCGACCCGTAGCCGCGATTTTGGAAGGGGAAGGAGTGCTAATCGATCCCATTGGTGCTATTCTCGCCGTCTTAGTGCTTAATGTAGTTCTCAGTGGTAGTGCTGACCCCGTGGAGTTGTTCCGGGAATTAATCACTCGTCTAGGAATTGGTGCCACTATCGGGGTCGTCGGTGGTGCATTAATGGGGTGGAGTCTCAAACAAGCTAAGTTTATGTCTGAGGATCTCACCAGTTTAGTCGTCTTAGCTGCTCTGTGGGGACTCTATGATGCTGCTGAATTGGTCAGTAGTGAATCGGGGCTAATGACTGCAGTTGTCGCCGGTATGGTGGTGCGTTCTGTCGGGGTTCCAGAAATGCGTCAACTGCGCCGCTTTAAGGGACAACTGACCATGTTATGTGTGTCCGTGCTGTTTATTCTGTTAGCCGCGGATCTGTCTTTAGAAAGTATTGTCGCCTTGGGGTGGGGGAGTGTGTTAACTGTACTCGCTCTGATGTTTATTGTCCGTCCCATTAACGTTTTGATTTGTACCCTATCGAGTAAACTTAACTGGCGACAAAAGTTTTTTATTGCTTGGATAGGACCTAGGGGAATTGTATCAGCCTCTGTGTCTTCCCTATTTGCGATTCTGTTGACTCAACGGGGAATGAATGGGGGAGACTCCATTAAGGCTTTGGTTTTCCTGACGATTATTATGACTGTTGTCACCCAAGGACTAACGGCTAAATATGTGGCTCAACTATTAAGAGTTACATCATCTACAGCTACCGGAGCCGTAATTGTCGGTTCAAATCCTATCAGCCGCCTGATTGGACAAATGTTCCAAGAACGCAATGAGTCCGTGGTGATTATTGATACTGACCCAGAGGCTTGCGAACAGGCTAAGGATGAAGGGTTGCGTGTTTATCAGAGTAGCGCCCTTGATCCTAATGTCTTGGAAGAGGCGGGACTTGAGTCTATGGGGACTTTCCTGGCTATGACTAGCAATGGTGAGGTGAATCTAGTTTTAGCACAACGGGCGGCGGAAGAGTTCCAGCCTCCCCGTGTGTTGGCGATTTTTCCCCAAGAACCCCAAAAGAAAACGGCTAACAGTAATGGTAAAGAGAAGGTACAACAGGCTTTTATTCCAGAGTTTCCCCTTAAACAGTGGAGTCAATATGTCCAAGACCGTGAGGTGAAGTTGGGGGAAACTTTGCTGAGACAACCGGGACTGGAGTTTCAGCGATCGCATTTACAAGCGATGATTCGGTCAGGGGAGTTTCTCCCTCTATTACTGTTGCGTCAAGAACAGCTAATGGTAGTCCCAGTGGCGGAAACTTGGCAAGCAGGCGATCGTATTATTTACTTACTCCATGACCCTAAACCTAAACTACTTAAACGTTTATCCGGTTCTCAACAAACCGATCTCACCCTCGATAAGCATCCTGTCGTCGAGGAAGTTCCGATTCCATCTCCTCACCTCGAAACTATTTCCGCTAAAGAACCTAGTAACTAG
- a CDS encoding GH25 family lysozyme, giving the protein MSIRGIDVSDYQPNVDWKAVANSGMEFAVIKSTEGATFVADVFAPYWKATKANGLIRGAYHFFRPASNIQGQIDNFLRTVPLEPGDLPPVLDIETTDGLDSKTICDRAAVWLEAIEAATGYQPIIYTYPGFWQQLNTDRFSEYPLWIAHYTQAEKPAIPGKWKTWVFWQYTDRGQVDGIRGGVDINIFESIRRGERGPKVELMQTMLKKRGFEPGVIDGIFGAGTERAVISFQDNKGIKEKNGVAGLKTWTALMGQVENFVPPRVEAEPTPEPTPAPAPEPAPEPAPEPAPEPAPAPAPAPAPTPTLELIDICRIYRGSATEDKALVWLQERIPSETLLEFARLWRNQAIPQTQSIRIIDVCRYYRDLPNQNQALRWLQREIPATILLEFEQKWNATPEVVVDIRLLDVCRFYSGTATQKEAIEWLQTQIPAPTMVEFARLWRRPSSR; this is encoded by the coding sequence ATGAGTATACGCGGTATAGATGTTTCAGACTACCAACCCAACGTTGACTGGAAAGCAGTGGCTAATTCCGGTATGGAGTTTGCTGTAATTAAATCAACGGAGGGAGCCACCTTTGTGGCGGATGTTTTTGCTCCCTATTGGAAAGCAACCAAAGCCAACGGCTTAATTAGGGGAGCATATCACTTTTTTAGGCCGGCCAGCAATATTCAAGGACAAATCGATAACTTCCTGAGAACTGTTCCCCTGGAACCGGGAGATTTACCCCCGGTGTTAGATATTGAAACCACGGACGGGCTAGATTCCAAAACAATATGCGATCGCGCTGCTGTGTGGCTAGAAGCGATCGAAGCAGCCACCGGATATCAACCGATAATTTACACCTATCCAGGATTTTGGCAACAACTGAACACCGATCGCTTTTCGGAATATCCCCTATGGATCGCCCACTATACCCAAGCCGAAAAACCAGCCATACCAGGAAAATGGAAAACCTGGGTATTTTGGCAATATACAGATCGCGGTCAAGTTGATGGTATCCGAGGCGGGGTAGATATAAACATCTTTGAGAGTATCCGCAGAGGGGAACGGGGACCGAAAGTAGAATTGATGCAGACAATGCTGAAAAAACGCGGCTTTGAACCCGGAGTAATTGACGGCATTTTTGGCGCGGGAACCGAAAGGGCTGTCATCAGTTTTCAGGATAACAAAGGCATTAAAGAAAAAAATGGGGTAGCTGGCTTAAAAACCTGGACTGCATTAATGGGTCAAGTGGAAAACTTCGTCCCACCAAGGGTAGAAGCCGAACCGACACCAGAACCGACACCCGCACCCGCACCGGAACCCGCACCGGAACCCGCACCGGAACCCGCACCGGAACCCGCACCCGCACCCGCACCCGCACCCGCACCGACACCAACCTTAGAACTAATTGATATCTGTAGGATCTATCGTGGTTCTGCGACGGAAGATAAAGCCTTAGTCTGGTTACAGGAGAGAATCCCATCGGAGACCTTATTAGAGTTTGCGCGTTTGTGGAGAAATCAGGCTATTCCCCAAACCCAGTCGATTAGAATTATAGATGTGTGCCGTTATTATCGGGATCTGCCGAACCAAAATCAAGCTCTGCGGTGGTTACAGCGGGAAATTCCAGCGACTATCTTGCTGGAATTTGAGCAGAAATGGAACGCCACCCCGGAAGTAGTGGTTGATATTCGGTTACTCGATGTCTGTAGATTCTACAGTGGGACTGCTACCCAAAAAGAGGCGATCGAATGGCTACAAACGCAAATTCCCGCCCCTACCATGGTAGAGTTTGCCAGATTATGGCGTAGACCCAGTTCTCGATAA
- a CDS encoding class I SAM-dependent methyltransferase → MKRVLEPEVMDSWSEAVEYDSMDFVEVNRAFAEQAIAVLPKSKGMVLDAGTGTARIPILIAQHKPGWQIIGIDLSENMLKIGESNIKAAAVSNQVELALVDAKKLPYIDGQFDLVISNSIVHHLGDPLPFLCEVKRVLKPGGGIFLRDLQRPQNEADRDRLVEEYAGDCNQHQKQLFRDSLQAAFTLEEVQEMVNQAGLGDIKVYTSSDRHWTAEKIAIG, encoded by the coding sequence ATGAAACGAGTGTTAGAACCGGAAGTAATGGATAGTTGGTCGGAGGCTGTAGAGTATGACTCTATGGACTTTGTAGAGGTGAATAGAGCTTTTGCGGAACAGGCGATCGCCGTTTTACCCAAATCAAAAGGGATGGTATTAGATGCGGGAACGGGAACAGCACGCATCCCGATTTTGATAGCCCAACACAAGCCAGGATGGCAAATTATCGGGATTGACTTATCCGAAAATATGCTGAAAATAGGGGAGAGTAATATCAAGGCTGCGGCAGTGAGTAATCAAGTGGAATTAGCCTTAGTGGATGCCAAAAAGTTGCCATATATTGACGGTCAGTTTGATTTAGTAATTTCCAATAGTATAGTGCATCATCTAGGGGACCCTTTACCTTTTTTGTGTGAGGTAAAACGAGTATTAAAACCGGGGGGAGGGATTTTCCTGCGGGACTTACAGCGACCGCAAAATGAAGCCGATCGCGATCGCCTAGTAGAGGAATATGCAGGGGACTGTAACCAGCATCAAAAACAACTATTCCGAGATTCCCTACAGGCGGCATTTACCTTAGAAGAAGTGCAGGAGATGGTAAACCAAGCTGGATTAGGGGATATTAAAGTTTATACATCAAGCGATCGCCACTGGACGGCGGAAAAAATAGCGATCGGCTAA
- the trxB gene encoding thioredoxin-disulfide reductase: MVENLVIIGSGPAGYTAAIYAGRANLKPIVFEGYHKGGVPGGQLMTTTEVENFPGFPDGITGPQLMDRMKAQAARWGAELITEDVIKVDLSQRPFTLTSPEREISTHSIIIATGATAKRLNLPGEEIFWSNGISACAICDGASPLFKGVELAVIGGGDSAAEEAVYLTKYGSHVHLLVRRDELRASKAMQQRVLQNPQITVHWNTQAFKVFGNGKLGGIIVKNNRTNQESELRVNGLFYAIGHTPNTDIFEGQLELDAVGYIVTKNNGVETSVEGVYAVGDVQDHEFRQAVTAAGSGCMGAMLAERWLSSHNLAREFAQTQSSSETTATHPETEAADTEETYDINKTKHKGSYALRKLYHESDRLIMVKYVSPTCGPCHSLKPILNKLVDEFDGEIHFVEIDIEQDPEIAQNAGVMGTPTIQFFKHKELVREMKGVKQKSQYRDVIQSNL, from the coding sequence ATGGTTGAAAATTTAGTGATTATCGGTTCTGGTCCCGCTGGATACACTGCCGCTATCTATGCAGGACGCGCTAACCTCAAACCCATTGTATTTGAAGGATATCATAAGGGTGGGGTTCCCGGTGGACAATTAATGACCACCACAGAAGTAGAAAACTTCCCCGGTTTTCCTGATGGTATCACCGGACCGCAATTAATGGATCGCATGAAAGCACAAGCCGCGCGCTGGGGGGCTGAATTAATTACCGAAGACGTGATTAAAGTGGATCTCAGTCAAAGACCCTTTACCCTCACTTCCCCAGAGCGGGAAATCTCTACCCATAGTATTATTATTGCTACGGGAGCTACTGCTAAACGCCTAAACCTACCAGGGGAAGAAATTTTCTGGAGTAATGGCATTTCCGCCTGTGCTATTTGTGATGGCGCTAGTCCCCTATTTAAAGGAGTGGAATTAGCCGTTATCGGTGGCGGCGACTCAGCCGCAGAGGAAGCGGTTTATTTAACTAAATATGGCAGTCATGTACATCTTTTGGTGCGTCGAGATGAGTTGCGTGCTAGTAAAGCTATGCAGCAGCGGGTTTTACAAAACCCCCAAATAACCGTTCATTGGAATACCCAGGCATTTAAAGTATTTGGCAATGGTAAACTTGGGGGAATTATCGTCAAAAATAATCGCACCAACCAGGAAAGTGAATTGCGGGTTAATGGTTTATTTTATGCCATTGGTCATACTCCCAACACTGATATTTTTGAGGGACAGTTAGAACTGGATGCTGTCGGTTATATTGTCACTAAAAATAATGGCGTAGAAACCAGCGTTGAGGGTGTTTATGCCGTTGGAGATGTTCAAGATCATGAATTTCGTCAAGCGGTGACAGCGGCGGGTAGTGGCTGCATGGGGGCGATGTTGGCAGAACGATGGTTATCCTCTCATAATTTGGCTCGGGAATTTGCACAAACTCAATCATCATCAGAGACAACAGCCACTCACCCAGAAACTGAGGCCGCAGACACTGAGGAAACTTACGATATCAATAAAACTAAGCATAAAGGAAGTTATGCCCTGCGGAAACTCTACCATGAGAGCGATCGCCTAATTATGGTTAAATATGTATCCCCCACCTGCGGCCCCTGTCACAGCCTCAAACCGATTTTAAATAAATTGGTCGATGAGTTTGATGGTGAAATCCACTTTGTCGAAATTGATATAGAACAGGACCCGGAAATTGCACAAAATGCCGGAGTGATGGGAACTCCAACTATTCAGTTTTTTAAACATAAGGAGTTAGTCAGAGAAATGAAGGGGGTTAAACAAAAAAGTCAGTATCGAGATGTCATTCAAAGTAATTTATAG
- a CDS encoding ABC transporter permease: MTSTKSRLARFWTRAGSPSVSSWMMTIGFVITTVFVAIAIFSPVLESWGWIQSPTEFLANPIHQPPGLKHWFGTNRQGYDIFSRTLFGTQAAWKVVLLATVLSLCIGVPLGLLSGYQGGKIDRCLLFLMDTIYTLPGLLLSITLAFVVGRGVFNAALALSIAYIPQYYRVVRNHTTSVKTELFVEAAQAMGADTWTVLSRYLFLNVIQSVPVLLTLNAADAILILGGLGFLGLGLPPETPEWGHDLRLALEALPTGIWWSTLFPGLALTIMVVGLSLLGEGISEWINPKTRNQS; the protein is encoded by the coding sequence ATGACTTCCACTAAATCTCGATTGGCTCGATTTTGGACCCGCGCGGGTTCCCCTAGTGTTTCCAGTTGGATGATGACAATTGGTTTTGTGATCACAACTGTTTTTGTGGCGATCGCTATTTTCTCCCCAGTATTAGAAAGTTGGGGATGGATACAGAGTCCCACCGAATTTCTCGCCAACCCCATTCATCAACCCCCCGGACTCAAGCACTGGTTTGGAACCAATCGCCAGGGGTATGATATCTTTTCTCGTACCCTATTCGGCACTCAAGCAGCCTGGAAGGTGGTACTGTTAGCAACAGTATTAAGTTTATGTATCGGCGTTCCTCTGGGGCTTCTGAGTGGCTATCAGGGCGGGAAAATAGATCGTTGCTTGTTGTTTTTGATGGATACCATCTACACCTTACCGGGACTGCTGCTATCCATTACCTTAGCCTTTGTCGTTGGTCGTGGGGTGTTTAATGCAGCCTTAGCCCTTAGTATTGCCTATATCCCCCAGTATTATCGGGTAGTTCGTAACCATACCACCAGCGTCAAAACCGAATTATTTGTCGAAGCCGCCCAAGCCATGGGGGCTGATACTTGGACAGTGCTTTCTCGCTACCTGTTCTTAAATGTAATTCAGAGTGTCCCGGTTTTGTTAACTCTGAATGCAGCCGATGCGATCCTGATTTTAGGAGGATTAGGATTTTTAGGCTTAGGGCTACCACCAGAAACTCCTGAATGGGGCCATGATTTACGCCTAGCCTTAGAAGCGCTTCCCACTGGGATTTGGTGGAGTACATTGTTTCCCGGATTAGCCCTTACCATCATGGTAGTGGGGCTATCTTTGTTAGGAGAGGGAATTAGTGAGTGGATAAATCCTAAGACCCGAAATCAAAGTTAA
- the rpoD gene encoding RNA polymerase sigma factor RpoD: protein MIQIKDGLATTIEPEMETIELSDPKSDPDLVENLFEHGESLQQELEESQSETELAKAGSAGKSRRRAQTKKKHYTEDSIRLYLQEIGRIRLLRADEEIELARKIADLLELERIREKLIEHYHREPNEKEWANAVDMRLPEFRRRLFLGRRAKDKMVQSNLRLVVSIAKKYMNRGLSFQDLIQEGSLGLIRAAEKFDHEKGYKFSTYATWWIRQAITRAIADQSRTIRLPVHLYETISRIKKTTKLLSQEMGRKPTEEEIATRMEMTIEKLRFIAKSAQLPISLETPIGKEEDSRLGDFIESDGETPEDQVSKNLLREDLESVLDTLSPRERDVLRLRYGLDDGRMKTLEEIGQIFNVTRERIRQIEAKALRKLRHPNRNSILKEYIR, encoded by the coding sequence ATGATCCAAATAAAAGACGGACTCGCAACCACCATTGAGCCTGAAATGGAAACAATTGAATTATCTGACCCGAAATCTGATCCAGATTTAGTTGAAAATTTGTTTGAACATGGAGAATCTCTCCAACAAGAATTAGAGGAGTCTCAATCTGAAACAGAACTAGCTAAGGCTGGGAGTGCCGGGAAATCTCGGCGACGTGCCCAGACAAAAAAAAAGCACTATACAGAAGATTCGATTCGACTGTATCTTCAGGAAATTGGTCGGATTCGCTTACTGCGAGCCGATGAGGAAATTGAACTGGCTCGTAAAATTGCCGATTTGCTGGAGTTGGAGCGAATACGAGAAAAGCTAATAGAGCATTATCATCGCGAACCTAACGAAAAGGAATGGGCAAATGCGGTTGATATGAGGCTACCAGAATTCCGCCGTCGCCTATTTCTGGGCAGACGAGCTAAGGATAAAATGGTTCAGTCTAACTTGAGGTTGGTGGTTTCCATTGCTAAAAAGTACATGAATCGGGGTTTGTCGTTTCAAGACTTAATTCAAGAGGGAAGCCTAGGGTTAATCCGGGCGGCGGAAAAATTCGATCACGAGAAAGGCTATAAGTTCAGTACCTATGCGACTTGGTGGATTCGTCAGGCTATTACTCGGGCGATCGCTGATCAGTCTCGGACGATAAGACTTCCAGTTCACCTGTATGAAACTATCTCTCGGATCAAAAAGACTACTAAACTCCTATCTCAGGAAATGGGTCGTAAACCGACGGAGGAAGAAATCGCTACCCGGATGGAAATGACCATCGAGAAGTTAAGATTTATTGCGAAATCCGCTCAACTACCTATTTCTCTGGAAACTCCCATTGGTAAAGAAGAAGATTCTCGCTTGGGAGACTTTATTGAGTCTGATGGAGAAACCCCAGAAGATCAGGTTTCTAAGAATTTGCTACGGGAAGACCTCGAAAGTGTATTAGATACTCTCAGCCCCAGGGAACGAGATGTTTTGCGACTACGCTATGGACTCGATGACGGACGGATGAAAACCCTAGAAGAAATAGGGCAGATATTCAACGTGACTCGGGAGCGCATTCGCCAGATAGAAGCTAAGGCTTTACGAAAGTTACGTCACCCCAACCGCAATAGTATTCTCAAAGAGTATATTCGCTAG
- a CDS encoding NAD-dependent succinate-semialdehyde dehydrogenase: MGIATINPATGEVVKTFESLTDSEIEACLESAEQAFTRYRYLPFDKKAEWMNRAAEILERDAQRFAQIMTLEMGKPIKDAIAEAKKSALVCRFYGENAPQFLADVPAASDATRSFVRYQPLGAILAVMPWNFPFWQVFRFAAPALMAGNVGLLKHASNVPQCALAIAEIFKAAGFPPGVFQTLLVGADKVAQIVADPRVKAATLTGSEPAGASLASEAGKNLKKTVLELGGSDPFIVLESADLEAAVQTAVTARMLNNGQSCIAAKRFILADRIAGEFEKKLVAKFKALKVGDPMLPDTEVGPLATPGILKDIDEQVQTCLAAGAKALTGGHRLSERPGNFYAPTILASIPPGTPADQEEFFGPVALLFRVKSLDEAIALANSTSFGLGASAWTTDTAEQDRLTLELEAGAVFINGLVKSDPRLPFGGIKRSGYGRELSIQGIHEFVNVKTVWIK; this comes from the coding sequence ATGGGAATCGCCACCATCAACCCAGCCACGGGAGAAGTGGTCAAAACCTTTGAATCCCTGACTGACTCGGAGATAGAAGCCTGTCTGGAATCAGCAGAGCAAGCCTTTACCCGTTACCGCTATCTGCCTTTTGACAAAAAAGCTGAATGGATGAACCGAGCGGCGGAGATTTTGGAGCGAGATGCACAGAGATTTGCTCAAATCATGACATTGGAGATGGGAAAACCTATCAAAGATGCGATCGCCGAAGCGAAAAAAAGCGCCTTGGTTTGTCGGTTTTATGGGGAAAACGCGCCTCAGTTTCTGGCTGATGTTCCGGCTGCCAGTGATGCGACTCGGAGTTTCGTGCGCTATCAACCCCTAGGAGCCATTTTAGCGGTCATGCCTTGGAATTTCCCATTTTGGCAGGTGTTCCGCTTTGCGGCTCCGGCTTTAATGGCGGGAAATGTGGGGTTGCTCAAACACGCCTCTAACGTGCCTCAATGTGCTTTAGCTATTGCCGAAATCTTCAAAGCGGCTGGGTTTCCCCCTGGAGTTTTCCAAACCCTCCTAGTGGGAGCAGACAAAGTAGCTCAAATTGTGGCTGACCCGCGCGTTAAAGCGGCCACCCTGACAGGAAGTGAACCGGCTGGAGCTAGTTTAGCTTCGGAAGCTGGTAAAAATCTCAAAAAAACAGTGCTAGAATTAGGAGGCAGCGATCCATTTATTGTGCTAGAAAGTGCCGATCTAGAAGCAGCAGTACAAACGGCGGTGACAGCTAGAATGCTGAATAACGGTCAGTCTTGTATTGCGGCCAAGCGGTTTATTCTTGCCGATCGCATCGCCGGAGAATTTGAAAAAAAACTGGTCGCCAAATTTAAGGCGTTGAAAGTGGGAGACCCAATGCTCCCAGATACAGAAGTAGGTCCCCTGGCTACGCCGGGAATTCTCAAGGATATTGACGAACAAGTGCAAACTTGCCTAGCAGCAGGAGCCAAAGCGCTCACTGGCGGTCATCGACTCTCTGAGCGTCCGGGAAACTTCTATGCGCCTACTATTTTAGCTTCCATCCCCCCCGGAACACCTGCTGATCAGGAGGAATTTTTTGGACCTGTGGCGCTCTTATTTAGGGTGAAAAGCCTAGATGAGGCGATCGCATTAGCGAATAGCACATCTTTTGGTCTGGGTGCAAGTGCATGGACTACAGACACTGCCGAACAGGATCGTTTAACTTTAGAACTAGAAGCCGGAGCCGTGTTTATTAACGGTTTGGTCAAATCCGATCCGCGCTTGCCCTTTGGTGGCATTAAACGCTCTGGCTACGGACGAGAGTTAAGCATCCAAGGCATTCATGAGTTTGTCAATGTGAAAACGGTCTGGATTAAATAA
- a CDS encoding acetolactate synthase large subunit codes for MNTAELLVKCLENEGVKYVFGLPGEENMEVLESLKDSSIQFITTRHEQGAAFMADVYGRLTGKAGVCLSTLGPGATNLMTGVADANLDGAPLVAITGQVGTDRMHIESHQYLDLVAMFSPVTKWNAQIVRPSITPEIVRKAFKLAQTEKPGAVHIDLPENIASMAVEGQPLNRDRREKIYCAYQSMNEAASAISKAVNPLILVGNGALRANASEAVTEFATQLNIPVANTFMGKGAIPYTHPLSLWTTGLQLRDFISCAFDKADLVIAIGYDLIEYSPKKWNPKGTIPIIHVGANAAEIDSSYIPIAEIVGDISDSLHEILRRSDRTGKPDPYGVKLRSEIRQDYERYANDDGFPIKPQKIIYDLRQVMGPEDIVISDVGAHKMWMARHYHCDRPNTCLISNGFAAMGIAIPGAIAAKFVNPELKVVAVTGDGGFMMNCQELETALRVGTPFVTLIFNDGGYGLIEWKQEDQFGSSSFIKFGNPDFVKFAESMGLKGYRVQAATDLVPILKEALASEVPVVIDCPVDYRENARFSQRAGGLCCPI; via the coding sequence ATGAATACAGCCGAACTTTTGGTAAAATGCCTCGAAAATGAAGGGGTTAAATATGTCTTCGGACTACCGGGAGAAGAGAATATGGAAGTTCTCGAATCCCTGAAAGATTCTTCTATCCAATTTATCACCACCCGCCATGAACAAGGTGCTGCATTTATGGCAGATGTCTACGGACGTTTGACCGGAAAAGCAGGGGTTTGTTTGTCTACCTTGGGACCTGGTGCTACTAACCTAATGACAGGGGTCGCAGATGCTAACCTTGATGGCGCTCCCTTGGTGGCAATTACGGGTCAGGTGGGTACAGACAGAATGCACATTGAATCCCATCAATACCTGGATTTGGTGGCAATGTTTTCCCCTGTAACTAAGTGGAATGCTCAAATTGTCCGACCTAGCATTACCCCGGAAATTGTCCGTAAGGCTTTTAAATTAGCCCAAACGGAAAAACCCGGTGCGGTTCATATTGATTTACCGGAAAATATTGCTAGTATGGCTGTGGAAGGGCAGCCGCTAAATCGCGATCGCCGCGAAAAAATTTATTGTGCTTATCAAAGCATGAATGAAGCAGCCAGCGCTATCTCTAAAGCTGTTAATCCCCTTATCCTAGTAGGTAATGGAGCTTTGAGAGCTAATGCTAGTGAGGCGGTGACTGAATTTGCTACCCAACTAAATATTCCTGTAGCTAATACTTTTATGGGTAAGGGGGCGATTCCTTATACCCATCCTTTATCTCTGTGGACTACAGGACTTCAGTTGCGGGATTTCATTAGTTGCGCTTTTGATAAAGCTGATTTGGTGATTGCCATTGGCTATGATTTGATTGAATATTCCCCGAAAAAATGGAATCCTAAAGGCACAATTCCGATTATTCATGTGGGGGCTAATGCCGCGGAAATCGATAGCAGTTATATTCCTATTGCCGAAATTGTTGGGGATATTTCAGATTCTCTTCATGAGATTCTGCGTCGGTCTGACCGCACTGGTAAACCTGACCCCTATGGGGTAAAACTGCGCTCAGAGATTCGCCAAGATTATGAACGCTATGCTAATGATGATGGTTTCCCCATTAAACCTCAAAAAATTATCTATGATTTGCGGCAGGTGATGGGACCGGAAGATATCGTGATTTCTGATGTCGGGGCCCATAAAATGTGGATGGCAAGACATTACCACTGCGATCGCCCTAATACTTGTTTGATTTCCAATGGTTTTGCGGCTATGGGAATTGCTATTCCCGGGGCGATCGCCGCTAAATTTGTCAATCCTGAATTAAAAGTAGTGGCTGTTACTGGAGATGGCGGTTTTATGATGAACTGTCAGGAATTAGAAACCGCCCTGCGAGTTGGTACACCTTTTGTCACCCTGATTTTTAATGATGGTGGCTATGGTTTGATTGAATGGAAACAAGAAGACCAGTTTGGCTCGTCCTCGTTTATTAAATTCGGTAATCCTGATTTTGTCAAGTTTGCTGAAAGTATGGGATTGAAAGGATACCGGGTTCAGGCGGCGACTGATTTGGTTCCTATTCTTAAAGAAGCACTGGCTTCGGAAGTTCCTGTGGTGATTGATTGTCCCGTAGACTATCGGGAAAATGCCCGCTTTAGCCAACGGGCTGGCGGTTTGTGCTGTCCTATTTAA